The following proteins come from a genomic window of Pseudomonas sp. J452:
- a CDS encoding IS3 family transposase (programmed frameshift) gives MSNPRYPEEFKIEAVKQVTERGLPVAEVAARLGMSTHSLYAWVKRYSKPQEQRAQEDDQHAELRRLRAELKRVTEERDILKKGRRVLCQGVRLKYAFISQLSADYSVRRLCLTLKVHASGYYAWLAEPKSARAKDDQRLLGLIKHSWLESGGVYGYRKIHDDLRELGEQCGRHRVARLMRQEGLRSQTGYRRRPGRYGGKPPVASPNHLERRFNVTEPNKVWVTDITYIRTYEGWLFLAVVLDLFSRQVIGWSMKPQMTSDLAIDALLMAVWRRKPKQEVMIHSDQGSQFSSGDWQSFLKANNLLGSMSRRGNCHDNAVAESFFQLLKRERIRRKIYSTRQDARADVFDYIEMFYNPKRRHGFNNQLSPVEFEKRYFQRLESV, from the exons ATGAGCAACCCGCGTTATCCCGAAGAATTCAAAATCGAAGCAGTCAAACAGGTGACCGAGCGAGGTCTGCCGGTGGCTGAGGTAGCTGCTCGTTTGGGCATGTCGACACACAGCCTGTATGCCTGGGTGAAGCGCTACAGCAAGCCCCAAGAACAGCGGGCGCAAGAGGACGATCAACACGCTGAGCTACGTCGTCTGCGTGCGGAACTCAAGCGCGTGACCGAAGAGCGAGACATCCTAAAAA AAGGCCGCCGCGTACTTTGCCAAGGAGTGCGGCTGAAGTACGCCTTCATTAGTCAGCTATCCGCAGACTATTCGGTTCGCCGCCTGTGCCTGACCCTGAAAGTTCATGCCAGTGGCTACTACGCCTGGCTGGCTGAGCCGAAGTCGGCACGAGCAAAGGATGATCAGCGGCTGCTGGGTTTGATCAAGCACTCCTGGTTAGAGAGCGGTGGCGTCTATGGTTACCGCAAAATCCATGACGACCTGCGTGAGCTGGGAGAACAGTGCGGCAGGCATCGCGTTGCTCGATTAATGCGCCAGGAAGGCCTGCGTTCGCAGACGGGGTATCGGCGACGTCCAGGACGTTATGGTGGCAAGCCTCCAGTGGCCTCACCGAATCATCTTGAGCGTCGATTCAATGTCACTGAACCGAACAAGGTCTGGGTTACGGACATAACCTACATCCGCACCTATGAGGGTTGGTTATTTTTGGCGGTGGTGCTCGATCTGTTTTCGCGGCAGGTAATCGGTTGGTCAATGAAGCCGCAGATGACTAGCGATCTGGCTATTGATGCATTGCTGATGGCGGTTTGGCGGCGTAAGCCAAAGCAGGAAGTGATGATTCATTCCGACCAAGGTAGCCAGTTCAGCAGCGGCGACTGGCAGAGCTTTCTGAAAGCCAACAACTTGCTTGGCAGCATGAGTCGGCGTGGCAACTGCCATGACAATGCGGTAGCGGAAAGCTTTTTCCAGCTGCTGAAGCGGGAGCGGATCAGGCGAAAGATCTATAGCACCAGGCAGGATGCCAGAGCCGATGTGTTCGATTACATCGAGATGTTCTACAACCCAAAACGCCGGCACGGTTTCAACAACCAGCTGTCGCCGGTAGAGTTTGAAAAGCGCTATTTCCAGAGACTGGAGAGTGTCTAG
- a CDS encoding helix-turn-helix domain-containing protein has protein sequence MSRAAYDSKNEESFEAGTRALDEALNKIQKNPSISANVSQLAKLAGVHRNTIYHREWPLERLKEIKAQRAKQKKDLAAANAEIRSPEELLELSRLEIVYWFTQIQDARATNTVLLANLRKTEEARDMYMEDHQKALGVNRP, from the coding sequence GTGAGCCGGGCAGCCTACGACTCCAAAAATGAGGAGAGTTTTGAAGCTGGCACTCGGGCGCTCGATGAGGCGTTGAACAAAATACAAAAGAATCCGTCCATTTCGGCCAACGTCTCCCAGCTGGCCAAGTTAGCAGGTGTGCATAGGAACACCATCTACCACCGCGAGTGGCCCTTGGAGCGACTGAAGGAGATCAAGGCGCAGCGTGCCAAGCAGAAGAAAGACCTAGCAGCGGCGAATGCAGAGATTCGCTCTCCCGAGGAGCTGCTTGAGCTGAGTAGGCTCGAAATTGTCTACTGGTTCACCCAGATCCAAGACGCGCGAGCGACCAACACCGTACTGCTCGCCAATCTTAGAAAGACGGAAGAGGCTCGCGACATGTACATGGAGGATCACCAGAAAGCCCTGGGAGTGAATCGCCCCTAG
- a CDS encoding site-specific integrase, which produces MNLGFDSLIYKIKAVRERFLGYLDNDLIAVTSHSCDGANALELLAALMNLPASKMSLVKDMLWDFNGEPHALARNIQGAKSRIDFATYESLNWTILFELKMVILCMLEIPGALRVRRTPLSYKPHTVLDIFKSVIPFINQMCTRKRAEHGDHFFERSHFSLADFTEEDYRVVAESFDRAFREPTLQGFRVLKSHFLVENLFAKPLAYVDLEALSWKQNSITNKKFRSKKKWFSNHIFEKCSREGSFAVVDFLRALNEEISDQDTLSRLDLIDYQKAWHAEVTRRNYDIYVAYRLTSRGYTGREIEPFLYKLEPEYWSPRTPGMLKDKEALCKLTQTQMDNSLYEYLTHISNSACYIIAQYTGMRPSELSGCLVDDCLTVDEFGHDLIISSVIKHQEVIRKLFDDHWVAIPIVKDAVKVLRILNRFKQNPYLFANMNTVKPGMRHEANSLSGSGLTHQLCMFLAKTLTLEELEELDVSPYTLRHSLANQMLRAAVGLPFISYQLKHFGHHASTIGQDKRHNRVGIVTIDYGGIGEALSTGGGPDAPARRFAEKEFIMNSMNPNGSYAGDNAHAHRARLKEYFKGYLEAGYSSDEIFERMVELNFAVINVGHGYCYGNANDLTDPTIPCIGSLRCNPNRCKNAVVTEANSPKWQEIYVQNTLALRRYEADPAAAFEELRGQSDVALSIEQMKLAIIEAEGVLKQLGIEVQV; this is translated from the coding sequence ATGAACCTCGGGTTTGATAGCCTCATTTACAAGATCAAAGCAGTGCGCGAGAGGTTCTTGGGCTACCTGGACAACGATCTCATTGCAGTCACCTCCCACTCTTGCGATGGGGCGAACGCACTCGAGTTGCTCGCAGCACTAATGAACCTCCCGGCAAGCAAAATGAGTCTCGTGAAGGATATGCTCTGGGACTTCAACGGAGAGCCTCACGCTCTGGCGAGAAACATCCAAGGAGCCAAATCCCGAATCGACTTTGCGACTTATGAGAGCCTCAACTGGACGATTCTTTTCGAGCTGAAGATGGTCATTTTGTGCATGCTCGAAATTCCTGGGGCTCTTCGCGTCAGAAGAACACCTCTGAGTTACAAACCTCACACGGTCTTGGATATCTTCAAATCTGTAATCCCCTTTATCAATCAGATGTGTACCCGTAAGCGAGCGGAGCATGGGGATCACTTTTTTGAGAGGTCGCACTTCAGCTTGGCTGACTTTACAGAGGAAGACTATCGGGTTGTGGCTGAAAGCTTTGACCGAGCCTTCAGGGAGCCAACTCTTCAAGGATTTCGGGTCTTGAAGTCGCACTTCCTAGTCGAGAATCTCTTCGCTAAACCTTTGGCTTATGTCGATCTGGAAGCCTTGAGTTGGAAGCAAAACAGCATCACCAACAAAAAATTCCGTTCCAAAAAGAAATGGTTCAGCAACCATATTTTCGAAAAGTGCTCCCGTGAGGGCTCATTTGCAGTTGTTGATTTTCTCAGAGCACTGAATGAAGAGATCTCGGATCAGGACACATTAAGTCGACTCGATCTGATTGACTACCAGAAAGCCTGGCATGCCGAAGTGACGAGGAGAAACTACGATATCTACGTCGCGTACCGTTTGACATCAAGGGGATATACAGGGCGCGAAATCGAACCATTCCTCTACAAGCTGGAGCCTGAATACTGGTCTCCCCGAACTCCGGGGATGCTGAAGGACAAAGAGGCACTGTGCAAGTTGACACAGACCCAAATGGACAACAGCTTGTATGAGTACCTGACCCACATCAGTAACAGTGCCTGCTACATCATTGCTCAGTATACCGGCATGAGGCCATCTGAGCTTTCAGGTTGCTTAGTTGATGACTGCCTAACAGTCGATGAATTTGGACACGACCTCATCATCAGTAGCGTCATCAAACATCAAGAAGTCATCAGAAAACTCTTCGACGACCATTGGGTTGCAATTCCAATCGTCAAAGATGCAGTTAAGGTGCTGCGGATCCTGAACCGGTTCAAGCAGAACCCATACCTATTCGCCAACATGAATACCGTGAAGCCTGGCATGCGGCATGAGGCCAACTCGCTGAGCGGCTCTGGGTTAACCCATCAGCTCTGTATGTTTTTGGCCAAAACCTTGACCCTCGAGGAGCTTGAAGAGCTGGATGTATCGCCCTACACGCTCAGGCACTCACTGGCCAACCAAATGCTCAGAGCTGCCGTGGGGCTGCCCTTCATTTCCTACCAGCTTAAGCACTTTGGGCACCATGCCAGCACCATCGGTCAAGATAAGCGTCACAACCGGGTCGGCATCGTTACGATTGACTACGGCGGTATCGGTGAGGCCCTAAGCACAGGTGGCGGGCCCGATGCTCCCGCTCGAAGGTTCGCAGAGAAGGAGTTCATCATGAACTCCATGAACCCTAACGGGAGCTATGCCGGCGACAACGCCCACGCGCACCGTGCTCGACTCAAGGAATACTTCAAGGGCTATCTCGAAGCGGGCTATTCGAGCGATGAAATTTTCGAACGAATGGTTGAGCTCAATTTCGCAGTCATCAACGTTGGTCACGGATACTGCTACGGCAACGCGAATGATCTAACTGACCCCACAATACCTTGCATCGGCTCGCTGCGCTGTAACCCTAACCGGTGCAAGAACGCTGTGGTAACGGAGGCAAATTCGCCTAAGTGGCAAGAGATCTACGTCCAAAACACTCTGGCGCTCAGGAGATACGAAGCAGATCCCGCTGCGGCCTTCGAAGAGCTACGGGGCCAGAGTGACGTTGCATTGTCTATCGAGCAAATGAAGCTTGCGATCATCGAGGCAGAGGGTGTGCTCAAGCAACTTGGCATTGAGGTGCAAGTGTGA
- a CDS encoding tyrosine-type recombinase/integrase codes for MSATHQPPEDQTSAQLRSEAQTPSQARRPKRLEFEVTEAIQDWATKTKSSRQSLLSVQLSQRGKLSPAYTYLLKELGTSGNTFNTRKYILDSIIQRMIEEEIVIPDQPSIANEWRRKLLCWYEGLTEAEKQSIPVFGNTICSKASLFQVDRMKNLKWARANFAIVEQTFQDILSDLTRRGVIGADYKNCKEREVEAELKKEAASPEDSLTKALSELRLVGLSKYEDLVHNPDRPFNKLLHMFAAASMKSKSTSGQQNYSDGFRQMTLHLTEVGFRGSEDPREYVTAHYLTRFRKHLTDQMEADLLTSHYSQGVLSAVRSMLKRAVKIRGLGLTTFIDVEGFDTARETDQYRPYPKIVRSAIQEACDIERQQTNDLAKDYIPFHGGSDPVGEDGYLVKGMATLENARWIFENKLYGRMLSLSSADADDNYERAFGRLIKIGGLGVAETYTSWGMIYHVSSRMLAPYITRLAQITGLNADSLKRLDVDDFVERHELTHRPCLRYWKVRSGGGKVLHLDLMHADLTWCSRAQGIEIKKIFDEVIYLTRHIRERAEGPIKERLFIYESQKKTEYRKVKSFENSTVINNVMNQFSRDHDLEAEDGKTLNLSASRLRPSLVADLVSQGVSIREIQAILGHKSLHSTVIYLDKLEFTKTAREVNSKALTQIHKGTIVHDSQPVKPTPPVTNSSPIIIRTGLVSCKDALNPPDEIKRLSSYKKGTKCSLLNKCISCSNSIITVSNLPDLFVMQWDYISTMSTSNVAETPYGAVIRENLEVLNSILTPSDHGFTAEQLDEACRLAEHISPSPLIEAVSL; via the coding sequence ATGAGCGCTACTCATCAGCCGCCCGAGGATCAAACAAGCGCTCAGCTTCGCAGCGAAGCCCAGACACCCAGCCAGGCTAGGCGCCCCAAGCGGTTGGAATTTGAAGTCACTGAAGCAATCCAGGATTGGGCCACCAAGACCAAGAGCAGTCGCCAATCTCTGCTGAGCGTGCAGCTTTCGCAAAGGGGGAAGCTGAGCCCGGCCTACACGTACCTCCTGAAGGAGCTGGGTACTAGCGGCAACACGTTTAACACGAGGAAATACATCCTCGACTCGATCATCCAGCGGATGATTGAAGAGGAGATCGTAATCCCCGACCAACCCTCAATCGCGAATGAGTGGCGCCGGAAGCTTCTATGCTGGTACGAAGGTCTGACGGAGGCAGAGAAGCAAAGCATCCCAGTGTTCGGCAATACCATCTGCTCAAAGGCCAGCTTGTTCCAAGTCGACAGGATGAAAAATCTAAAGTGGGCCCGCGCGAACTTCGCCATCGTCGAACAGACCTTCCAAGACATCCTCTCTGACCTCACGCGACGTGGCGTCATCGGTGCTGATTACAAAAACTGCAAGGAACGGGAAGTCGAAGCCGAGCTAAAAAAGGAAGCGGCCTCGCCAGAGGACTCCCTGACTAAGGCGCTCTCAGAACTCAGGCTGGTCGGGCTCTCGAAGTATGAAGACCTGGTACATAACCCCGATAGGCCCTTCAACAAGCTCCTGCATATGTTTGCCGCTGCGTCGATGAAGTCTAAATCCACATCAGGCCAGCAGAATTACAGCGACGGTTTCCGGCAGATGACCCTGCATTTGACCGAGGTTGGCTTTAGGGGAAGTGAGGATCCTCGTGAGTACGTCACAGCCCATTACCTGACGCGATTCAGGAAGCACCTCACCGATCAAATGGAGGCCGACCTCCTGACGTCACATTACTCACAAGGGGTCTTGTCAGCAGTCCGTTCAATGCTCAAGCGAGCGGTGAAGATTCGGGGTTTGGGCCTCACAACGTTTATTGATGTAGAGGGGTTCGATACAGCTCGGGAGACGGATCAGTATCGTCCCTACCCTAAGATTGTACGAAGTGCCATCCAGGAAGCTTGTGACATTGAGCGGCAACAGACCAACGATTTGGCCAAGGACTATATCCCCTTCCATGGCGGCAGCGACCCGGTAGGTGAGGATGGATACCTTGTTAAAGGTATGGCCACCCTGGAAAACGCTCGGTGGATTTTTGAGAACAAACTCTACGGCAGGATGCTTAGCCTGTCGTCGGCTGATGCCGATGACAATTATGAGCGAGCCTTTGGTCGGTTGATAAAAATCGGCGGGCTAGGAGTCGCTGAGACATATACCAGTTGGGGAATGATCTACCATGTGAGTTCTAGAATGCTGGCCCCTTACATCACTCGCCTAGCACAAATAACGGGGCTGAATGCCGACTCTCTCAAAAGACTAGATGTTGATGACTTCGTAGAGCGCCACGAGCTGACCCACCGCCCTTGCCTACGGTACTGGAAAGTGCGTTCAGGAGGAGGAAAGGTTCTTCATCTCGACCTCATGCATGCGGATTTGACATGGTGCTCGCGGGCACAAGGCATCGAGATCAAGAAGATCTTCGACGAAGTCATCTACCTAACTCGCCACATTCGCGAGCGTGCAGAGGGGCCTATCAAAGAAAGACTTTTCATCTACGAATCGCAAAAGAAAACTGAATACCGGAAGGTAAAGTCGTTCGAGAACTCTACCGTCATCAATAACGTAATGAACCAATTTTCCAGGGATCACGACCTCGAAGCTGAAGACGGCAAAACCCTGAACCTCTCAGCTTCTCGACTTCGCCCTAGCCTCGTGGCTGACCTCGTTTCGCAAGGCGTTTCAATTAGGGAGATCCAGGCGATTCTAGGCCATAAGTCCCTGCATAGCACTGTGATTTATCTCGACAAACTCGAGTTCACCAAGACGGCTCGAGAGGTCAACAGTAAGGCGCTCACCCAAATCCACAAAGGCACGATTGTTCACGATAGCCAACCAGTCAAGCCAACTCCCCCAGTCACTAACTCGTCGCCAATAATTATTAGGACAGGCCTAGTCAGTTGTAAGGACGCGCTTAATCCTCCAGATGAAATAAAAAGGTTGTCTAGCTACAAAAAAGGCACTAAGTGCTCGTTACTGAACAAGTGCATTTCCTGTAGCAACTCCATCATTACCGTATCGAACCTTCCCGATCTTTTTGTTATGCAGTGGGACTACATCTCGACAATGTCCACGAGTAACGTGGCCGAAACGCCCTACGGCGCTGTAATTCGAGAGAACCTTGAGGTACTGAACAGCATCCTCACTCCTTCTGACCATGGCTTCACGGCGGAGCAACTTGATGAGGCTTGTCGCTTGGCAGAGCACATCAGCCCTAGCCCTCTGATTGAGGCAGTGTCCCTATGA